The Streptomyces avermitilis MA-4680 = NBRC 14893 genome contains a region encoding:
- a CDS encoding sigma-54-dependent Fis family transcriptional regulator: MEYQVKSGSLEAPYLDNPNLDSPLARAALPIQDRLHEQLADDPVSTMITDRNGVVLSRKVSHEGLTTNLNRVHLAPGHVFAERYVGTNGIGTALASGRPVMIAGMEHYVEALRDFHCAAVPILHPTRRTLLGAFNLTTIRQGSGGMLMAFARSVAAQIEAEIAAITSRRERALFQDYMEACSSTRPGPVLALNRDVVMMNEPLSAAVTGPDHYALLDHAREIADHPRLEGTRSIALPSGRVAELRVSRCRREDSDAGAVFRVRLIGRLQPTSAGSASPARSSLGLVGSSPHWLRAVADSEAAFVAGTWLHLLGEAGVGKRTLVAALHRAHGAGRRLEMTQAPPSDSPAVTERWLHDIGELLVVPSTVLVLSDVHLLGDQLRQRLADLLVRLDGSASGQLVMICQPSMVGADDHLDQLCGASVEVPPLRHRYGDIEHLARLFLRKYRPSGENTFSPDALALLQRCPWPENVRQLETVIRGLARRPSGRMIHVEDLPPECRVSSHKVLTTIEALERDAILRGLLDRNSNVQRTAQDLGISRATMYRKMRRYGIVPSSLT, encoded by the coding sequence ATGGAATACCAGGTGAAGTCGGGCAGCCTCGAGGCTCCGTACCTGGACAACCCCAATCTGGACAGCCCCCTCGCAAGGGCCGCGCTGCCGATCCAGGACAGGCTGCACGAGCAGCTCGCCGACGACCCGGTCTCCACGATGATCACGGACCGTAACGGTGTGGTCCTGTCCCGGAAGGTCTCGCACGAGGGCCTGACGACGAACCTCAACCGCGTGCACCTGGCCCCCGGCCATGTGTTCGCCGAGCGCTACGTGGGCACCAACGGCATCGGGACCGCGCTGGCCAGCGGCCGCCCGGTGATGATCGCCGGAATGGAGCACTACGTCGAGGCGCTGCGGGACTTCCACTGCGCGGCCGTACCGATCCTGCATCCCACCCGGCGCACCCTGCTGGGAGCCTTCAACCTCACCACCATCCGCCAGGGCTCCGGCGGCATGCTGATGGCCTTCGCCCGCTCGGTCGCGGCCCAGATCGAGGCCGAGATCGCGGCGATCACCTCGCGGCGCGAGCGGGCTCTGTTCCAGGACTACATGGAGGCGTGCTCCTCGACGCGCCCGGGACCCGTGCTGGCCCTCAACCGCGATGTCGTCATGATGAACGAGCCGCTCAGTGCCGCCGTGACCGGGCCGGATCACTATGCGCTGCTCGATCACGCCCGTGAGATCGCCGACCATCCCCGGCTCGAGGGGACCCGCAGCATCGCCCTGCCCTCGGGACGGGTCGCCGAACTCAGGGTCAGTCGCTGTCGGCGCGAGGACAGTGACGCGGGCGCCGTCTTCCGAGTCCGGCTGATCGGACGGCTCCAGCCCACATCTGCGGGTTCCGCCTCGCCCGCCCGCTCCAGCCTGGGACTGGTGGGCTCGTCCCCGCACTGGCTGCGCGCGGTCGCCGACAGCGAAGCAGCGTTCGTCGCCGGGACCTGGCTTCATCTCCTGGGCGAAGCCGGCGTCGGCAAGAGGACGCTGGTCGCGGCCCTGCACCGGGCCCACGGCGCCGGACGCCGGCTGGAGATGACACAAGCGCCGCCGTCGGATTCACCGGCCGTCACCGAGCGCTGGCTGCACGACATCGGAGAGCTGCTTGTCGTGCCGTCCACCGTGCTCGTCCTGAGCGACGTCCACCTGTTGGGCGACCAGCTGCGGCAGCGGCTGGCGGACCTGCTGGTGCGGCTGGACGGCAGCGCGAGTGGGCAGCTGGTCATGATCTGCCAGCCGTCGATGGTCGGTGCCGACGACCACCTCGACCAGCTCTGTGGCGCCTCGGTGGAGGTGCCTCCCCTGCGTCATCGGTATGGGGACATCGAGCACCTGGCGCGGTTGTTCCTGCGCAAGTACCGGCCGAGCGGCGAGAACACGTTCTCCCCGGATGCGCTGGCCCTGCTTCAGCGATGCCCCTGGCCGGAGAACGTCCGGCAGCTCGAGACGGTGATCCGCGGCCTGGCGCGACGGCCTTCCGGCCGGATGATCCACGTGGAGGACCTGCCGCCGGAATGCCGGGTGTCCTCGCACAAGGTCCTGACCACCATCGAGGCGCTGGAACGCGACGCCATTCTGCGCGGGTTGCTGGACCGCAACTCCAACGTCCAGCGGACCGCGCAGGACCTCGGGATCTCCCGCGCCACGATGTACCGCAAGATGCGCCGCTACGGGATCGTCCCGTCGAGCCTGACGTGA
- a CDS encoding NAD(P)-dependent alcohol dehydrogenase produces the protein MKAVQVIEYDEPPALVDVPDPQITGPLDVIVKIGGAGVCRTDLHILEGQWKDKSGVALPYTIGHENAGWVAEVGQAVTHVKVGDPVILHPLVTCGLCRACRAGDDVHCMNSAFPGIDTAGGYAEYLKTNARSIVPLAPSLEPASVAALADAGLTAYHAVAKAARVLRPGDKAVVIGAGGLGHIGIQVLRALSPVEMIVIDRSPEALALAKELGADHTLVADGSEAERVRDLTAGHGAEAVLDFVGEGGAVETGVACLRRNGNYHVIGYGGRLNVPTIDVISTEINFIGNLVGSYNDLSELMVLAAQGKVTLHTQRYPLASFRQALDDLDTGAVRGRAILIP, from the coding sequence ATGAAAGCCGTGCAGGTCATCGAGTACGACGAGCCGCCCGCGCTCGTGGACGTACCGGACCCGCAGATCACCGGCCCGCTGGATGTGATCGTGAAGATCGGGGGCGCCGGAGTCTGCCGGACCGATCTGCACATCCTCGAAGGACAGTGGAAGGACAAGAGCGGGGTCGCCCTTCCGTACACGATCGGTCATGAGAACGCCGGCTGGGTCGCCGAGGTCGGGCAGGCCGTGACCCACGTCAAGGTCGGTGACCCGGTCATCCTGCACCCGCTGGTGACCTGCGGTCTGTGCCGCGCCTGCCGGGCCGGCGACGACGTGCACTGCATGAACTCGGCATTCCCCGGCATCGACACCGCCGGGGGCTACGCCGAGTACCTGAAGACCAACGCCCGCTCCATCGTGCCCCTCGCCCCGTCCCTGGAGCCGGCCTCGGTGGCGGCCCTGGCCGACGCCGGGCTCACGGCGTACCACGCCGTCGCCAAGGCGGCGCGGGTGCTGCGGCCCGGTGACAAGGCCGTGGTCATCGGCGCCGGCGGACTCGGGCACATCGGGATTCAGGTGCTGCGGGCCCTGTCGCCGGTCGAGATGATCGTCATCGACCGCAGCCCGGAGGCCCTCGCGCTGGCCAAGGAACTGGGCGCCGACCACACGCTCGTCGCGGACGGAAGCGAGGCCGAACGCGTACGGGACCTCACCGCGGGGCACGGGGCGGAGGCCGTCCTGGACTTCGTCGGCGAAGGGGGCGCCGTCGAGACGGGAGTGGCCTGCCTGCGCCGCAACGGCAATTACCACGTCATCGGTTACGGCGGCCGTCTGAACGTGCCGACGATCGACGTCATCTCCACGGAGATCAACTTCATCGGCAACCTCGTCGGGTCCTACAACGACCTCTCCGAGCTGATGGTCCTGGCGGCCCAGGGCAAGGTCACCCTGCACACCCAGCGCTACCCCCTCGCCTCCTTCCGGCAGGCCCTCGACGACCTGGACACCGGGGCCGTACGCGGCCGAGCGATCTTGATCCCCTGA